AAAGTGTTGCCAATATAATACTAGTACTAACCCTAATGTGTTCAGATGATGCGGCATGTCTTTAACCTAAATGGCATCAAAGGAGCAATTGCTGCGGTCGCAAAGTTGCCTGATATTGCTGTAAGTTTTTCCTCAGATGTATGATGGTTGTACATGATGCTCTTCACATTGTTTTTAGCTACTAATTGTTGAATTCGAACAGGTTCAAGCTGATGTTGTTAGTACTCTCAAGGGAAAACTTGGTCTTTTCAACCTAGATATTTTCTCAAGCCTTCTGCCTGTTCTTGCCGGGTTACTGAACAGCAAAACTGAAAGGTAGCACACCTGATAGTAACACAGATGCACATGTACCCATGCATGCCCAAGAAGATGCCAATGCTATATCTTGCAAATCTGTACTGTTGAAACAGAAGATCATCTTTATTTTTCAGACCCATATAATTATCCTGCAATATGTGAATGAATGCTTATATTGGCGTGGCATCCTACTGTAGGAAATGGTTAGTTTAGCAGTAATTATTGTGTCTTCTAATTACGTCTGCCTCAAATTTGCAGGCATGCTATTGTTGCTTTGGAGATGTTATTGGATCTTATAAAGATTTTTGGACCGGTTATTCATTCAACATTGTCAAGTAGTTCACCTGTTGGAGTAGATCTTCAAGCTGAACAGAGGTATGCTCAACTTCACTCGGGGAAGGGAGCTGAGTGTTGCTAAGAGTAAGAGGGATGCTGCAAAAACTTGTGTTGCTACAAGCCTACCAATGAACTCGGTGTGAGGTGGCAAGTTGGCCCCGAACATATGCTTTGCTGAAACTGTTGCCCTAAATGAATGAACTGCAGCCATCAGTAGCATATTACCCTAGCTGGGGCCTTTATATTCTTTAGAGATATATATATAACCAGGGCAGTAACCAATTTGTGTGATGCCATGTGCAGGTTGCAGCGTTGCACCCGGTGTTTTAACCATTTGCAAAAGATTGTGCAAGCTCTACACCCGTTGATGATGTAATCCCTCTCCCTCCCTTCACCAGACACCACTAGTTGTTTTCATGCGTGCTCTTCGGCTTCTTTTGTGTACCACTGCAACCAGCGAACGTTGCGCTACGATGAGCAACAAGCGTATCTGACGGTCTGCAATTTTGCTTCTTCTCTTGTTCTTGTTGGCGCAGGCGGAGCGGCCAGTCGGCGCAGCTTGCTCAAGAGCTGAACATGTCTTTGCAAGACCTGGTGGTCTTCTGAAACTAGCCGGAAGCTCAAGTTCACACCGTCAGAGTAGATACCATTCTTTTTGTTACAGAAAATGGAAGTGCCATATGGTGGCAGGGCGGGGTAGCCTGTTGTGGTGGTGGTGTAATTGTTTGTTGTTCCCTGTTGTACATGTGAGCGAGTGAGCGAGAGAGCTTGGCTGTTCATCAGTCTGTAATTAGCCCCCATTTTACTGCATGGACAGCCCCGGACGGACGACCGAGGGAGTGGAGATGAATGAATGGATGGAAAAAACGCCTGTTAGTTTACTCCTGTGTTCGGTCCGGTCTTCGCTTTCTGTGGTGCTGGTTCGCTCCACCATTAGCCGTGTggtagaagttttgaagacaaccATCTCTCCTCCAGAGGTTGGTACGGTACGGCCGTTTGACCGTTCCTTTGTTTAGCATGAGATCACCAGCTGGTTGCCTAGGACTGCTCGTTTGAATATCGTCCTAAAAATGTGAACTCATACTTGGCTGCTAAGGAAACAATATTGTGAAGTCTACCACCAGCTGCCCGCTGTTTTTCCCCCCTCCTTCCTAAAACTCAGCTCTAAGAAAGTGGGATTCTGTGTAATAAGTTGTTGAATATCAACAACTCTGTAAAAAATAATCAGAGAAGTTTAATGTGCTGTGTAAAAAATAATCACAGAAATTTAATGTGCTGTGTAAAAAATAATCACATAAATCTAAACATTTCTTGGCGTTTCCAGGTTAGGCTGCATTGCAATGTTGGGTTAGGCTAGGCCCCATCTAATGCTCCCTTTTGTCCCTGAATGCCATGTCAGAACAAATCAGTCTTCCACTTCCTTCCAGTCCCGCTTGCCccaccgggccccacctgtcggccACTGAACCCGTACGCGCTAACCCATCGGCAGTCAGGTTTGCACGGCGGCAGGAGGGCCGGAGTATAAAATAACCCCCCTCAACAAATCCACATTCCAAACCCACCGCGTCACGTAAATAACCCCCCCGTCTGTCGAAAAAGCCGAAGTCCAAAGCAGTTGGTCGCTCGCTCCCTCGCCCGCCACCGCCGCGTTGGACTTTTCCCTCGCCGGAGAAACCGCCGCGACCACAGCCGcaaccgccgccaccgcctccggaggaggaggaggaggaggagtagtacTACCAGGGAGGGAGGAGGCCATGGCGGGGAGGTACGACCGCAACCCCTTCGACGAGGATGACGTCAACCCCTTCGCGGTGAGTCCCCTACTCCGTTTCTACTTTCTAGCCGCCTCGCCGTGGTACCCCGCGCCGGGCCTCCGCCCGCGCCGCAGTCCGCCTTGTCTTCGGCTCCCTGGGTCGCGTCGGTGTCGAATTTGGTCCGGATCGCCGGTGGAGTTGCTTGTTGCGGGTTTTCGCCTATAACCCCGCGTTTCGCCGGTCTGGGTGCTCCGGTGGATCTGGTCGAATCACTGCCTTCAGGGCTAGAGAGGGATTCGATGGATGGATGCGTTTATACGCGTGTCCTGTTGTGCTGGCCGATCGCGAGCGGGAGGGGCGGCGGCTGCCGGTTTCTTCCGTGTTTGTTTTGGGGTTTTTCAGGGTAGAAATGATTCTTAGACACGAAATTGGTACTTGAACTGGGATGAATTTTGTCTAATTACAACGATGCGGTTCACTAGATGTGCAGAGCTTTGGAATTGGGCGATTTGCTCTTCCAAATTATATGCCGCATACGACAAAATGGAAAAATACCTCGTACCATTTTGCTGGCTGAATATTGTTTTAGTACTGGCGTTCAGTGTGACCAGTGCTAGTCGCAGTTTGGCGGGTGTCTATGGATCTGCTGCCGCTGAATGTGTTCCATTTAATACAAGGATCGTTATCTATACCAGCAGTTCGGATTGCTGTGCCAACTTTCACTGACAAGGATATCTGATTGTTCATAAGCTTCTAATAAACTGGTAGTTTTTCTCTTTTAACTATTGTTTGGCTGATTTTCCGAATGTATGATGTTCTGCAGGGAGGAGGTGTACCCCCTGCTTCTAATTCTCGGATGCCACCCCTTCCTCACGAACCTGCTGGATTCTATAATGATCGCGCTACCGTGGACATACCTCTTGGTTCATCGAAGGTGCCTGTGCTTCAATTGAGCTTGTCAATTCTTTACTATTTATTTTGAAATTGATTACGGAATTCTTTCACAGCGTGTCCTTGATTGCTTATGCCGTGTGTATATTATTTTCAAATGTAGGACTTAAAGCAAAAGGAGAAAGAACTGCAGTCGAAGGAGGCTGAGCTTAACAAACGGGAAAGAGTAAGTGTCTTTTGCTTGAAACTTGAAATTCCAGCTTTACACTCACATCACATGTTATCCTGTATGTCATTGGTATTGCTTTGTTCAAACCATTGTTTTGTGAATTCAGAAGTTGTTTCGTACTTTTGTAATTCATTCAGTGATCAAAATCCCCTATGCTAAAGTAAAACCTTAAGTTCTCCTGGATGAAACTTTGTGAAGCTTCCCAGATACTGACAAATCGTTGTGCTTAGATACGTAGACGGATATAGCCAACAAAGTTTATATGGCCTTGTCCAGAGTTGTTGAAGTAGTAACCATGATGCAGCATGAAAACTGGTGTGCTGTGATTGACATGGACTTACCTAAGGCTCCCTTATAGTCATTACTGCTCTAACTATTTATCAGATCATTGACAGTGCTTGCCTCATGCCATTGTGAGATAAAACCATGGGATCTCCATGCCGACGCTTATAGCCCTATGAGGTGAAGGGTGGTTGTGCTTGTGGAAACTGCCTATTGTATGAAAAGGTTTCATATAGCCATCATCTCTTCATTAACCCAGACAATCAGATGATAGAATTCTTATGAATGTACAATATGCTGAATCAAGAGTTAGCAGTGGTTCTACGTAATCAGTAAAACCTTTCTCGACAACGTTTCACACGATTGAAACAGCCCAGATGTGCTCATGAGCATTCACTTGTAATTCTTTCTTTAACTGCACTATCTGATATTTATATCTTCCTGAAACCAGGAACTTAAAAGAAGGGAAGAAGCTGCAGCTAGAGGTATATAGTTCTTCCTATAGCTGATGCAGTTATTCTTTTGTATATTTCTAGCCATGATATTGATGGGAAGAGGTAGTAGGTAAGATATTGGCCCAAGTTGATTAATGAGGATATTTATCTGGAAACTTGTTCGGGTCAACTTCAGTTAAGACCTTGAATGATTCAGTGAAAGGCTATTCCAGCTAATTTTATCATTATGTTCTTGTTGTTACAGTTCCATATTTCACTACCCTGCCTCTCAGTGTCATACTATCTTCCTTTTCATTTGCAGCTGGTATTGTCATTGAAACGAAAAACTGGCCACCATTTATGCCCATCATTCATCATGACATTTCAAATGAGATACCAATCCACCTACAAAGGATGCAGTACCTTGCATTTTGTTCATTGTTGGGTAAGTGTTAGTTCTTCTTTCACCTCTCCTCAAAATATCTTCTAAACCATCATTTTGTAGATCTTTACTTCTATtcaaatattgcaaacactatttttACTGGGGAACTCACATTCACATTCACACTGTCCAACTAATGCACTTACTTCACCTGGATCAATGTGATTGCCATATCATCTCCTAGGGTGTGAATCTGCCATTGTCTTCTGAGAAGTGGCATGAGAAAACAAGATTAGTATTTCAAAACTTCGACAAACTTCCCTTATGTTGACAATCTGTACTTTGTAACTATGAATTATTACGAAAATATAATTCTTCTAATCTAAATATTATTACTAAAGCATAAGAATTTGGTGATTTCTCTTCTTTTGGATTGGGCTTAAACTTCCAATGGTCATGAAAAAATGTCCAAAAATGCTAGTAATCAAATAATGGTGGGCCCAGATGGGCAGCAGATATTAGAATTAGGAGATTCGAGTCTAAGATTGTCATGCATTGGCACAGACTGCTGATTTCTGCAAATTTTGATGCCATGCAGGATTGACGTTATGCCTCTTTTGGAACATCATTGCAACTACCGCAGCATGGATTAAAGGGGCAGGTATGGCTTAGTAGTACCTTACTGTCTACATCTTGTGGATCAACTGCTATCTGCCCTGGCACCTGAAACAAGTCTGGCGGTTCCTTTCGATAGGTGTTGTCATCTGGTTGCTAGCAATTATCTACTTCATCTCTGGTGTCCCTGGGGCCTATGTGCTATGGTATCGGCCGCTTTATAATGCAATGAGGTTTGTGTACATGCATATGCTTTTGTTATTGTTACAAGTCGCTTCTTTGTATATCTTTACACCTTATGCTACTGAATTCATGTTACAGGACTGAAAGCGCTCTGAAGTTTGGATGGTTTTTTCTGCTGTACTTGGTAACAACCTTGCCATCTAGTATTACTCTTCTAGACTAAATGGTTTCCACATCTGTGATGCATTTGTTGATATTTGATTCTTTTTTTTGCGACGAGTTAATATTCCATTCATTGCTAATTATCTTTGCCCCTTCAAGATCCATATAATATTCTGCATCTGGTCAGCTGTGTCTCCCCCATTTCCTTTCAAAGGAAAATCTATCGCGTAAGTGTTACATCACTTATGTATAATTGAAATTACTTCTGTTTGTGCCATGCGTAAATATGGTAGTTATTCACTTATTCTGGCTAAGCTGCAAAGTTTGGGCACACTGAATGCATCGTAAAAGAATTTTGTGTGTTGTTATTCTTCAGTATCTTTACCATACACAAGTATTTACTGATAAAAGGCACCACCACCAAAGCCGTTGTGGCTCCTTTGTTACATATGCTGGATGTGCTGACTAAGGGGTACACACCCTACTACTTACTAAACTGAGAGAAATTACTTAGTGGGTGGGATCAGTCTCTACAAAGATTTCGATTGACAGTCGGTACACGACCGAATTGATGCAGGTAATACTACCCGAAAGAATAGCAACACCACCTACTGAGTACATTGTCACGTATAGCACTTCCAGCACTGATTAGGTGGTGTTGCTATTTTTTAGGGTAGCATTGCCTGGATCAATTCGGTTGCTGCTCTAAACTGTTCATGTTAAGAATACTTAGCTTTCAGACTATCCGCTCTCTTTTCAAATCATAGATAGGTGGGTATCATCTCTCCTCTTATCTACAACTCATTCACATTATCTAACTTTGCCTGTCGTATTGTTTCTGGTGTTACAGTGGGTTTTTGCCGGCAATTGACGTCATAGGCAGCAACGCTATTGTGGGGGTAAGTATTTCTGTCTATCTCGAGTTAATTTGGCATGACTGCTTTTCTGGGTGTTTGATGAAGCATTTTCCACACCCGCGTCTCCTCTGTAGATTTTTTCTTTTTGAGCTAGTCTCCCCTGTAGATGACTAGTCATTTACGTTGTCTCTACATTTTCTCCTGGCAGATATTTTACTTTGTTGGATTCGGACTGTTCTGCCTTGAAGCACTGCTCAGCATTGTGGTCATCCAGGTGCGTTTATGCATAACCTTTTGCCGTGCCTTCTGTTTCCTTCCCCGAGAGAGATTATCATTCTGAACTTGGTCGCTCTGAATGCAGCAAGTATACATGTACTTCCGTGGAAGTGGAAAGGCTGCTCAGATGAGGCAAGAGGCAGCACGTGGTGCTATGAGATCTGCCTTCTGATAGAGCGGTCTCGCTGATGAATGGATGAGAATAGGATGTGCCAGTCGGTGATGGCGTCTTGTCTTTGTACATCCCTATACATATCTGTGGGTGGCTGAGAGAGAATACCTGTAGCTATAGATCTTCTTGCATTCTTGTAATATATAGGAGTGCTTCATTCCTTTTCTAGGCCCCAGATCCATGTGCTTTATATGTAGCTTAATCTTTTGGGAGATACAACTTCCACCATCACTATTCTGACGAGCTTGATTGCAATGTCACTATATTATGGTTAATGTATGTGAAGTGCTAAAACTAGTTTATTTCGCCCCATGCAGAGCTGAAGTTTGTTATTGCATTACATCACACTATATATCTAGTCTGTTAAATATAGCCATTACTACCTTTAAACAAATGAAAATGGGAGCCGAATCTATAACTCTGACGTGAGCTGAGATTTCATACCCTACTTTTCGGGGCGCCTCTCTCTACTTGCCGCTCATGGCAGGCTGCGCCTGCTGCACCTTGGCTCCGAAGCCGCACTTCCTGGTGAGGATGCTCCACGACCTCCTGGGCTTCCCGAGCCGCCGGATCTCCTGCTTCATGCTCACGCACTCCTTCTCCAGCTCCGACACCCGCGCCTTCACGTTGCTCATGGTCTCGCTTCCCTTCCCCTCGGGCGTCACCATCACCACCTCCTCGTCCTGCCCGGCCGCGCCGCTGTCCACGACGGCACTGCCCTTGGGGACGATGGCGCCGGCGTTGCCGGGGTGGTGCAGGTGCGCGCCGTCGGTGGCCGTGGCGGCGTTGTCCGACACGAAGAACCACCCGGCGATGGAGGTGCGGAGGCGGAGCTGCTCGAAGAAGAGCACCTGCACCACCACCCGCAGCGGCAGCCGCTCGTTCTGCGCCGCGTGCGTGCACGCCTCCAGCGACAGCTTCTGGCAGTTCATCAGCCGGCACAGCTGCTcccgctccgactccgacagccaatgGTGCGACTGCACGCACGCGCCTCAAATGTTaagtaagagagagagagacagtgatgAAATGCCAACGGAGCAAACCGGGATGTGCCTGTGAGTTGTTGTGACCTTGAGGTATATGTCCATGGCGCGGTAGATGCCGTCGTCGACGGTCCGCGCGTAGTCGGGCACCACGGCGGCGAGCGCCTGGAACTTGGCCAGCTTCAGGTTGGTGTCCGGCGCTACCTCCGCGAGGTACCCGTCCATGAGCTTGGCCACCATGGCGATCGGAGCCACggcgggcggcgtcgcggcgtgggGCAGCCCCAGCTGGCTCCCGTCCTCTGCCAGCGCCGGCGACGTGTACCCGGTCCCCAGCCCGTCCATGGACGACATGAAGTAGTCCAGTATCCTCTGCACGCAGTCGATGTCGTACAGCGTGTCCACGGTGTAGCCGAGGTTGGGCACCAGCAGGTCCTCGAGGCTGGCGTCCTCCAGCTGCGCGCCGATGCGCCGCTCCAGGTTCTCCCGGCACAGCGGGCTGGCGTGGAGGAGCATGGCCGTGCGGAGCAGCCCCAGCAGGAACTTGGTGGAGGTGACGCCCTTCTTGGTCGGCAGCAGCGCAATGATCTCCTCCAGGAAGTACCTCTGGTCGCCGTCGGACGTCCCGGAGAGGCTGGCGGTGGCGGAGCGCGGGGTGGCGCTACGGCTGCCGGTGATCCCGCCGTAGTCGCCGCCGAAGCTGGCGTTGCTGAAGCTGGCG
The Triticum dicoccoides isolate Atlit2015 ecotype Zavitan chromosome 3A, WEW_v2.0, whole genome shotgun sequence genome window above contains:
- the LOC119269211 gene encoding secretory carrier-associated membrane protein 2, whose amino-acid sequence is MAGRYDRNPFDEDDVNPFAGGGVPPASNSRMPPLPHEPAGFYNDRATVDIPLGSSKDLKQKEKELQSKEAELNKRERELKRREEAAARAGIVIETKNWPPFMPIIHHDISNEIPIHLQRMQYLAFCSLLGLTLCLFWNIIATTAAWIKGAGVVIWLLAIIYFISGVPGAYVLWYRPLYNAMRTESALKFGWFFLLYLIHIIFCIWSAVSPPFPFKGKSIAGFLPAIDVIGSNAIVGIFYFVGFGLFCLEALLSIVVIQQVYMYFRGSGKAAQMRQEAARGAMRSAF
- the LOC119269210 gene encoding BTB/POZ domain-containing protein At5g03250-like, with the protein product MVTMKLGSKPDIFVLEGLTWRCMTELESDVVVEVGDMSFYLHKFPLLSRSGVLQRLISEYQPPSDGGGMCTLQLDDIPGGAKAFELAARFCYDVKIELNALNVVCLRCAAEYLGMTDDYAEGNLIAQAESFLADVLANWKDSVRALETCEGVLPAAEDLQIVPRCITALASKACASDAAAWSTHGAKGASLDRDALWNGIGSGDTPRGAAAAAAASAMDWWYEDVSLLSLPMFKRLIQAMEAKSMRAESIAGAIMFYAGRLLPGLNRSASFSNASFGGDYGGITGSRSATPRSATASLSGTSDGDQRYFLEEIIALLPTKKGVTSTKFLLGLLRTAMLLHASPLCRENLERRIGAQLEDASLEDLLVPNLGYTVDTLYDIDCVQRILDYFMSSMDGLGTGYTSPALAEDGSQLGLPHAATPPAVAPIAMVAKLMDGYLAEVAPDTNLKLAKFQALAAVVPDYARTVDDGIYRAMDIYLKSHHWLSESEREQLCRLMNCQKLSLEACTHAAQNERLPLRVVVQVLFFEQLRLRTSIAGWFFVSDNAATATDGAHLHHPGNAGAIVPKGSAVVDSGAAGQDEEVVMVTPEGKGSETMSNVKARVSELEKECVSMKQEIRRLGKPRRSWSILTRKCGFGAKVQQAQPAMSGK